In the Hordeum vulgare subsp. vulgare chromosome 7H, MorexV3_pseudomolecules_assembly, whole genome shotgun sequence genome, one interval contains:
- the LOC123410795 gene encoding BTB/POZ and MATH domain-containing protein 2-like, with the protein MAAPQSTRAMTASACIPETVHGTHMYKIHNYGVYRGFGVGRCIKSTTFTVGGHEWCIRFYPDGYNEGSKDYISVFLELKTKNIVVRAMYDLRLVCQAIQPPLMPFNSANIRDVPPVVFDTRNEKLGAWGCVAFKKKCELLGSSYILDDSIIVACKLTVITLKDAVEVDTGLIGDIQVPPSELVTNLTKLLGAPEGADVYFKIQEQVFPAHKIVLGMRSPVFWAQFYGPMRKEHRGITTIPDMQPAVFRGLLQFIYTDSLPPMNDLDSGECEEMLRHLLVAADTYSIERMKSMCERKLCQRFDQETVATTLALADQNNCNMLKDACIEFINSLSTMDGVLASKGYKHLKRACPTIFADMWEKATKTRKI; encoded by the coding sequence ATGGCCGCACCACAAAGCACACGGGCGATGACGGCGTCAGCCTGCATCCCGGAGACTGTGCACGGCACACACATGTACAAAATTCACAACTACGGCGTGTACAGGGGCTTCGGTGTCGGAAGGTGCATCAAGTCCACCACGTTCACCGTTGGTGGCCATGAATGGTGCATCCGCTTCTACCCCGACGGTTACAACGAGGGCAGCAAGGACTATATTTCAGTTTTCCTCGAGCTCAAGACCAAGAACATTGTGGTGAGGGCGATGTATGATCTGAGGCTGGTCTGCCAAGCCATCCAGCCGCCTCTGATGCCTTTTAACTCGGCCAACATCCGCGACGTACCTCCTGTGGTGTTCGACACTCGCAACGAGAAACTCGGGGCATGGGGTTGTGTCGCATTCAAGAAGAAGTGTGAGCTCCTAGGGTCGTCATACATTCTGGACGACTCGATCATCGTCGCGTGCAAACTTACTGTTATCACATTGAAGGATGCCGTGGAGGTGGATACTGGACTGATCGGTGACATCCAGGTACCTCCATCTGAATTGGTTACTAATCTTACTAAATTGTTGGGAGCTCCAGAGGGAGCTGATGTGTATTTCAAGATCCAAGAGCAGGTTTTCCCGGCTCACAAGATCGTCCTTGGGATGCGGTCGCCCGTCTTCTGGGCGCAGTTCTATGGACCGATGAGGAAAGAGCATAGGGGCATCACAACCATTCCAGATATGCAGCCCGCTGTCTTTAGAGGACTGCTCCAATTCATCTACACAGACTCACTACCACCAATGAACGACCTCGATTCTGGTGAGTGCGAAGAAATGCTTAGGCATTTACTTGTGGCTGCAGATACGTATTCCATTGAAAGGATGAAGTCAATGTGCGAGAGGAAACTTTGCCAAAGGTTTGATCAGGAGACCGTGGCGACCACATTAGCTCTGGCTGACCAGAACAATTGCAACATGCTCAAAGATGCTTGCATTGAATTTATCAACTCCCTAAGTACAATGGATGGTGTGTTGGCAAGTAAAGGGTACAAACACCTGAAAAGAGCATGCCCTACTATCTTTGCTGATATGTGGGAAAAGGCAACCAAGACTCGGAAAATTTAA
- the LOC123412170 gene encoding zinc finger CCCH domain-containing protein 18-like produces MTEEAEGCVAVAEAAGIICSLRAADLAGWTPPWKTSGQPSSEAMAKKEETGWPSVARGKRTRSSRSGSAANKGRRWARGSPASPLDYSGGSGSGSGASTSGGEDGAFCSTPATAAIAATPASSSLGKVGSAGGARRPLIMPAPPPRAAGQRSRKKMRLPEVKQMVLSLSAENAVLRQEMESLQMACKALSKENGTLETRLEHSSSSSKRKRTESEEEERRQRKPQQAGGGFALPDLNIPAQDVADAPAAP; encoded by the exons ATGACGGAGGAGGCCGAGGGATGTGTTGCGGTGGCCGAGGCGGCGGGCATCATCTGCTCGCTCCGTGCGGCGGACCTGGCCGGGTGGACGCCGCCATGGAAGACGAGCGGGCAGCCGTCCTCCGAAGCCATGGCGAAGAAAGAGGAGACGGGCTGGCCGTCGGTGGCGCGGGGGAAGCGGACGCGGTCGTCGCGCTCAGGATCCGCGGCAAACAAGGGGAGGAGGTGGGCGCGCGGCAGCCCCGCGTCTCCGCTCGACTACAGCGGcggctccggctccggctccggcgCGTCCACCAGCGGCGGGGAGGACGGCGCCTTCTGCTCGACACCGGCGACGGCCGCCATCGCCGCCACCCCAGCTTCTTCCTCCTTGGGCAAG GTGGGCTCTGCCGGAGGAGCTCGGCGCCCGTTGATCATGCCGgccccgccgccccgcgccgcggGGCAGAGGTCCCGGAAGAAGATG AGGCTCCCGGAGGTGAAGCAGATGGTGCTGTCCCTGTCGGCAGAGAACGCCGTCCTTCGCCAG GAGATGGAGTCGCTGCAGATGGCCTGCAAGGCGCTCTCCAAGGAGAACGGCACACTAGAG ACAAGGCTGGAGCATTCTTCCTCGTCAAGCAAGCGGAAGAGGACCGAGTCCGAAGAGGAGGAGCGGCGACAAAGGAAGCCGCAGCAAGCCGGTGGCGGGTTCGCGCTCCCTGACCTCAACATTCCGGCGCAGGATGTCGCCGACGCACCAGCGGCTCCGTGA